A genome region from Glutamicibacter arilaitensis Re117 includes the following:
- a CDS encoding relaxase/mobilization nuclease domain-containing protein has product MMPNIVRGDRMAGLMTYLAGPGRSNEHTEPHLVAGDPAVMAWHDDAELSRDAALAIARHLDRPRKAYEVEVNGGHVWHCSLSLRADEGALSDEKWNEIASDFVKAMGFDDNEGTKAPCRWVAVHHGVSKNGNDHIHLAVNLVREDGTKASVHNDFRRAQAAARALEVEHGLEPLESAQAQRATRGYDPAEREAQARSRARAKYERTRAKQGTKSPSWENLSGADRKAHIAAELRTDQPRFLLSLKVRAASTASNSEAEFVRRMRRDGLLVRARFADGRSDVVTGYSVAERPEAGERPIWYGGGHLGRDLTLPRLRDGWPDTPTGATEAAAEWNAAKRGRRVVAPGREAHEPNPELWDQRNAELRELVDRLRAVPVDDRDTWATVARQTSGALAAWSNATESTPGDLAAAAEALSRSAQTYERTVSPQKAGTVALSGTAMLLASAAHGGQGTVAQAAMVRQLLRLTQAVHDACVAGKQARQAKLLAEDTRARLVRVRDAMPQVPTTAKGNGGATATIERPRTLDPEAQAMLDRLHAGQGKPASAAASPIPNKIEPAKTHQTTKPGTDRGPER; this is encoded by the coding sequence ATGATGCCGAACATTGTGCGTGGTGATCGCATGGCCGGTTTGATGACTTACCTGGCTGGTCCGGGGCGTTCCAATGAACACACTGAACCGCACCTTGTAGCCGGTGATCCGGCCGTGATGGCTTGGCACGATGATGCTGAGTTGAGTCGTGATGCTGCTCTGGCAATTGCTCGACACCTCGACCGTCCGCGCAAGGCCTACGAGGTAGAAGTTAACGGCGGTCACGTCTGGCATTGTTCCCTGTCGCTGCGTGCCGATGAAGGTGCGCTGTCCGATGAAAAGTGGAACGAGATTGCCAGCGACTTCGTGAAGGCCATGGGCTTCGACGACAACGAAGGAACCAAGGCACCGTGCCGCTGGGTTGCCGTTCATCACGGAGTGTCAAAGAACGGCAACGACCACATACACCTGGCCGTGAATCTGGTCCGCGAGGATGGCACCAAGGCCTCTGTCCATAATGACTTCCGCCGCGCGCAGGCCGCCGCGCGTGCTCTTGAAGTAGAGCATGGTTTGGAACCGTTGGAATCTGCCCAGGCTCAACGCGCTACCCGCGGTTATGACCCTGCCGAACGCGAAGCCCAGGCACGTTCCCGCGCCCGGGCAAAGTACGAACGTACCCGTGCCAAGCAGGGCACAAAGTCTCCATCGTGGGAGAACCTTTCCGGGGCCGACCGTAAGGCGCACATCGCTGCCGAGCTGCGCACTGACCAGCCTCGTTTCCTACTGTCTTTGAAGGTGCGGGCCGCCTCGACTGCAAGTAACAGTGAAGCGGAATTCGTGCGCCGCATGCGCCGTGACGGTCTGCTGGTTCGCGCTCGGTTTGCCGACGGACGAAGCGACGTTGTGACTGGCTATTCGGTGGCAGAACGTCCCGAGGCCGGAGAACGGCCGATCTGGTACGGCGGGGGACACCTTGGCCGTGATCTGACGCTGCCACGGTTACGTGATGGCTGGCCCGATACTCCCACCGGAGCAACCGAGGCCGCGGCCGAATGGAACGCTGCGAAGCGCGGCCGCCGCGTGGTCGCTCCGGGCCGCGAAGCACACGAACCCAATCCGGAATTGTGGGATCAGCGCAACGCTGAACTGCGTGAGCTGGTGGACCGGCTGCGCGCTGTTCCAGTCGATGACCGTGACACCTGGGCGACCGTGGCACGCCAAACCTCCGGTGCCTTGGCCGCCTGGTCTAACGCGACCGAGAGCACGCCCGGAGACCTCGCTGCCGCTGCCGAAGCGCTGTCTCGTTCCGCGCAAACGTATGAACGTACCGTAAGCCCCCAAAAGGCCGGCACCGTTGCCCTGTCCGGTACAGCGATGCTCTTGGCTAGCGCCGCCCATGGGGGACAGGGCACTGTCGCCCAGGCGGCAATGGTGCGCCAGCTCTTGCGTCTGACCCAGGCAGTGCATGACGCCTGTGTGGCTGGCAAGCAAGCACGGCAAGCGAAGCTGTTGGCTGAGGACACTCGCGCGCGGCTGGTCCGCGTTCGTGATGCCATGCCTCAGGTGCCTACTACGGCCAAGGGCAACGGCGGTGCCACGGCAACCATTGAACGTCCGCGCACGCTCGATCCCGAGGCGCAGGCCATGCTTGACCGGTTGCATGCTGGGCAGGGTAAGCCCGCCAGCGCGGCGGCTTCACCCATCCCCAACAAGATCGAGCCAGCCAAGACCCATCAGACCACCAAGCCGGGTACGGACCGCGGCCCGGAACGATAG
- a CDS encoding GNAT family N-acetyltransferase gives MTRIAPITLHGKYVTLEPLSEDHHDGLVEAASDGELWNLWYTSVPRPEEMYDEIQRRLAMQSEGSMVPFTTRLNDPTTGEPGKIIGMTTYCDINAELPRLEIGYTWNAASAQGTGTNPDSKRLLLGHAFETLNCVAVEFSTHWMNMQSRQAIARLGAKQDGVLRATSRMADGSLRDTVIFSIIASEWPQIRSGLDLRLAKKR, from the coding sequence ATGACTAGGATCGCCCCGATAACACTCCACGGAAAATATGTCACTCTCGAACCCCTGAGCGAGGATCACCACGACGGACTTGTCGAAGCGGCATCCGATGGCGAACTGTGGAACCTTTGGTACACCTCCGTACCTCGCCCCGAGGAAATGTATGACGAGATTCAGCGTCGTCTAGCCATGCAAAGCGAAGGTTCAATGGTTCCGTTTACGACTCGTTTGAACGACCCGACTACCGGCGAACCAGGCAAGATCATTGGCATGACCACCTACTGCGACATCAACGCCGAACTGCCACGCCTGGAAATCGGCTACACCTGGAACGCCGCCAGCGCGCAGGGAACCGGAACGAATCCGGACAGCAAAAGACTACTGCTCGGCCACGCGTTCGAAACCCTTAATTGCGTTGCCGTGGAATTCAGTACGCATTGGATGAACATGCAGTCTCGTCAAGCGATAGCTCGACTTGGCGCAAAACAGGACGGCGTGCTGCGCGCGACAAGCCGCATGGCCGATGGTTCACTGCGCGACACCGTCATCTTCTCGATCATTGCCTCGGAATGGCCGCAAATTCGCAGCGGGCTGGACTTGCGACTCGCGAAAAAACGCTGA
- a CDS encoding MobC family plasmid mobilization relaxosome protein encodes MIGLGDEQTPAGRLFARRRRANVEGGRQHHHKVKVTPEEEGMLLRLAEAQHVTIPRLLVESALASEASETPTERKQAMAELFALHRLLAAISNNVNQIARHANATGEVQPATVSTLAKVREVAERIDAAIDGLSLS; translated from the coding sequence GTGATCGGGTTGGGTGACGAACAGACTCCCGCAGGTCGCTTGTTCGCGCGCCGACGTCGTGCCAACGTCGAAGGCGGTCGGCAGCACCATCACAAGGTGAAGGTGACGCCGGAGGAAGAAGGCATGCTGCTTCGGCTGGCCGAGGCGCAGCACGTGACCATCCCTCGCCTCCTCGTTGAGTCGGCTCTGGCATCGGAGGCGTCCGAGACTCCCACGGAACGAAAGCAGGCGATGGCGGAACTGTTCGCATTGCATCGTCTGTTGGCGGCCATTTCCAACAACGTGAACCAGATCGCTCGACATGCGAATGCCACCGGCGAGGTGCAGCCTGCTACCGTTTCAACGTTGGCTAAGGTTCGTGAAGTTGCCGAACGTATTGATGCGGCAATTGATGGGTTGAGCTTGTCATGA
- a CDS encoding type IV secretory system conjugative DNA transfer family protein, whose translation MPSNHLCLVVIVLAVLFGLTLRRMRKGRSRVDRAASYMGRGKDIESLTSKAAQASAKRLGVENSCGVPIGRTVGGGAPLHGSWEDMHIDIWGPRTGKTTSRAVPAILDAPGGVLVTSNKRDVVDATRDVRAKTGPVWVFDPQSIALEEPNWWWNPLSYVTDEVRAAKLAEHFASGSRDPGAKTDAYFDPAGQDLLAGLLLAAALDHRAITDVYTWLTRPTDDTAVEVLREHGFALTADQVAGVIDAPEKQRGGVYGTAQQMASCLTNRQVSTWVTPRGAADTRPHFDPAGFVRDGGTLYSLSKEGRGTAGPLVTALTVAVVEAAEELAARSAGGRLKTPLVGVLDEAANVCRWRDLPNLYSHYGSRGIILMTILQSWSQGVEVWGESGMKKLWSASNIRVYGGGGTTHDGSFLEDLARMIGDYDRLTSSTSYGRGQRTVSQQLHRERILDVDDLAAMPKGRAVVLSSGNRPTLIRTQPWMAGPHADAVRASILAHDPEAEKTILEAEKELSVVESALRTEDAS comes from the coding sequence ATGCCCAGCAACCACTTGTGCCTTGTTGTCATCGTCCTGGCGGTGCTCTTCGGCTTGACGCTTCGCCGCATGCGCAAGGGCCGTAGCCGCGTGGACCGTGCCGCGTCCTACATGGGTCGGGGCAAGGACATTGAATCGTTGACATCCAAGGCTGCGCAGGCTTCGGCCAAGCGGCTGGGCGTCGAGAACTCCTGCGGTGTGCCGATTGGCCGGACCGTCGGCGGTGGAGCACCGCTGCATGGCTCCTGGGAGGATATGCACATCGACATTTGGGGTCCGCGTACAGGTAAGACGACAAGTCGCGCGGTTCCGGCGATCCTCGATGCGCCAGGCGGCGTCCTGGTGACCTCCAATAAACGCGACGTCGTGGACGCCACGAGGGACGTGCGGGCCAAGACTGGCCCGGTGTGGGTCTTTGATCCCCAGTCGATTGCCTTGGAAGAACCGAACTGGTGGTGGAATCCGCTCTCGTATGTCACTGACGAAGTGCGCGCGGCCAAGCTGGCCGAGCACTTCGCCTCTGGCTCTCGTGACCCCGGCGCTAAGACCGATGCCTATTTCGACCCGGCAGGCCAGGACCTTTTGGCCGGTCTGTTGCTGGCTGCCGCATTGGATCACCGGGCCATTACCGACGTGTACACGTGGCTGACTCGTCCCACCGATGACACGGCGGTGGAGGTTCTTCGAGAACATGGCTTTGCGTTGACCGCCGATCAGGTGGCCGGTGTGATTGACGCACCCGAAAAGCAGCGCGGCGGCGTGTATGGCACGGCGCAGCAGATGGCCTCGTGCCTGACCAATCGCCAGGTCTCCACCTGGGTGACCCCTCGCGGGGCGGCCGATACTCGGCCGCATTTTGACCCGGCGGGGTTCGTTCGTGATGGGGGCACGCTCTATTCCTTGTCCAAGGAAGGCCGCGGCACCGCGGGCCCCTTGGTCACCGCGCTCACAGTCGCCGTGGTGGAAGCCGCCGAGGAGCTGGCCGCCCGGTCTGCCGGGGGCCGGCTAAAGACTCCTCTGGTGGGAGTGCTCGACGAGGCCGCCAACGTCTGCCGGTGGCGCGATCTGCCGAACCTCTACAGCCACTATGGTTCCCGCGGAATCATCCTCATGACCATTCTGCAGAGCTGGTCCCAGGGCGTCGAGGTGTGGGGTGAATCCGGGATGAAGAAGCTGTGGAGCGCATCGAATATCCGCGTCTATGGCGGCGGTGGCACCACCCATGACGGCAGTTTCCTCGAAGACCTTGCCCGCATGATCGGTGACTATGACCGTCTGACTTCCTCCACCTCGTATGGGCGCGGGCAGCGCACCGTATCGCAGCAGCTTCACCGTGAGCGCATCCTGGACGTCGACGACCTGGCTGCCATGCCCAAGGGACGCGCTGTGGTGCTGTCCTCGGGCAACCGGCCCACGCTGATCCGCACGCAGCCGTGGATGGCTGGACCGCACGCTGACGCCGTGCGGGCGTCCATCCTGGCCCATGATCCCGAAGCCGAGAAAACGATTCTCGAAGCCGAGAAGGAACTCTCGGTGGTTGAATCCGCACTGAGAACGGAGGACGCATCATGA
- a CDS encoding DUF3238 domain-containing protein: MNSSVHRTKTVVWGVTMSLMLGAIAGPAFGAERLVAPSTATDSDQNALNSVIPGIGVGTPAPLPFNFSDLGAMTVAKSSISLKDPAGQNIALKKIDGDGSGEDFYEGLTKNGKKVEVQVLSETQTAPLADPETLGSPDDPIDEVPVSGESDGYEVEATSKVVSAADFKPVLAIASTATTVTIAAPAGTAVKDVISYDSSGIVVAMPASKSENSNGSITLPRAEAAAMFGVETEQGDETTQLTIPIATPAAAKKNQWTEFYYTTFIPEKYVDVPAACKVTSNSWNVTKHNGNNRSWKNLKNGAAYESYKTVAGIKVDWSRGKVYNVAQVSISKGYDKSGNLKKKKQASARGIKTEQMQRSSSYVYWRMRHQVSNPLCPGAGAIRYTGAVKMYRSGTMKVSFNRVQVPNHEMYARTNLRGNWTNIHRLKRKSFACLAIPCGNNAYGRTVKLKIN, encoded by the coding sequence ATGAACAGCTCTGTGCATCGAACGAAAACAGTTGTCTGGGGTGTGACGATGTCTCTAATGCTAGGGGCAATCGCAGGACCGGCATTTGGGGCGGAGCGGCTAGTGGCACCATCAACTGCTACCGACTCAGATCAGAATGCTCTGAACAGTGTGATACCAGGGATAGGAGTGGGGACTCCTGCTCCTCTTCCGTTTAATTTTTCGGATCTCGGCGCAATGACCGTTGCTAAATCAAGCATCAGTCTGAAAGATCCAGCTGGTCAAAATATTGCTTTAAAAAAGATCGATGGAGACGGTTCCGGGGAAGACTTCTATGAAGGCTTGACGAAGAATGGCAAAAAAGTAGAAGTTCAAGTGCTGTCTGAAACACAGACCGCACCATTGGCAGATCCGGAGACCCTTGGAAGCCCCGATGACCCCATTGACGAGGTCCCAGTTTCCGGCGAGTCAGATGGCTATGAGGTGGAGGCGACCTCGAAAGTTGTCTCCGCGGCTGACTTCAAACCGGTGCTTGCTATCGCTAGTACGGCCACAACTGTGACCATTGCAGCTCCAGCCGGAACCGCAGTAAAAGATGTAATTTCCTACGATTCCTCTGGCATCGTGGTGGCTATGCCAGCGAGCAAAAGTGAAAATAGTAATGGCTCCATCACGCTTCCTCGTGCTGAAGCGGCTGCAATGTTTGGTGTGGAGACCGAACAAGGAGACGAGACGACCCAACTGACGATTCCTATTGCCACTCCCGCGGCTGCGAAAAAGAATCAATGGACCGAGTTCTACTACACGACGTTTATTCCTGAGAAGTATGTAGATGTCCCTGCGGCATGCAAGGTCACTTCAAATAGCTGGAACGTTACGAAGCACAACGGCAACAACAGGTCATGGAAGAATCTGAAGAACGGAGCAGCCTACGAATCCTATAAAACCGTAGCTGGCATCAAAGTCGACTGGTCTCGTGGCAAGGTCTATAACGTTGCGCAGGTTTCTATTTCCAAGGGTTACGACAAATCAGGAAACCTCAAGAAAAAGAAGCAAGCAAGCGCACGGGGTATCAAGACTGAACAGATGCAGCGATCATCCAGTTACGTCTACTGGAGGATGCGTCATCAAGTTTCTAACCCTTTATGCCCCGGGGCGGGAGCGATCCGTTACACGGGCGCTGTGAAAATGTACCGGTCCGGCACGATGAAAGTTAGCTTCAACCGAGTTCAGGTCCCGAACCATGAAATGTATGCACGCACCAACCTCCGTGGGAACTGGACCAACATCCACAGGCTCAAGCGGAAATCTTTCGCTTGCTTAGCTATCCCTTGCGGAAATAATGCATACGGCCGAACTGTGAAATTGAAGATCAATTGA
- a CDS encoding GNAT family N-acetyltransferase, with translation MDSLSLYSVLKLRTDVFVVEQGSAYDELDGRDVEPDARMLWAEGDNKVLATLRVLAEEDGWRIGRVATEVAARGQGLAAELMRRAVDVCAGEKIVLDAQQPLVPCCHRPGGALRLDASPHAQGP, from the coding sequence ATGGATTCCCTGAGTTTGTATTCGGTGTTGAAGCTGCGAACGGATGTCTTTGTCGTCGAGCAGGGCTCGGCATATGACGAGTTGGATGGCAGGGACGTTGAGCCGGACGCCCGCATGCTTTGGGCCGAAGGCGATAATAAGGTCCTAGCGACTTTGAGGGTTCTGGCGGAGGAAGATGGCTGGCGCATCGGGCGTGTGGCTACCGAGGTCGCTGCCCGGGGTCAAGGTCTGGCAGCTGAGCTTATGCGTCGTGCCGTTGACGTATGTGCGGGAGAAAAGATAGTTCTCGATGCCCAGCAACCACTTGTGCCTTGTTGTCATCGTCCTGGCGGTGCTCTTCGGCTTGACGCTTCGCCGCATGCGCAAGGGCCGTAG
- a CDS encoding DUF4913 domain-containing protein, which produces MSDWGEDEYTENEGQPSAAADTPRSPGRVFGLDIGGLAGEYVDAAVKASVRKQVNNVATAAVDEALTEKLLESLRERAGQAAEAAVTEQVEANEAADEAQDDDGEAEPEETLYYGSVDEFVREYLRNVYRRAINGRSRVWAARWWEYDEAVIRLEALWRSWEHLRMDPSTGMSVWWRDHADHHMAVLLDPDGPFSSAADADENKSKKGQPLPYAAPPEGLFPDQRQVHEPKDDVSREEEPEPPAEEWQG; this is translated from the coding sequence ATGAGCGACTGGGGAGAGGACGAATACACCGAAAACGAGGGGCAACCTTCCGCTGCCGCCGACACACCCCGCTCACCTGGGCGGGTGTTTGGGCTCGACATTGGCGGGCTTGCCGGTGAATACGTCGATGCGGCGGTCAAGGCCTCGGTCCGCAAGCAGGTCAATAACGTGGCCACGGCCGCGGTCGACGAAGCCCTGACTGAGAAGCTCTTGGAATCCCTCAGGGAGCGAGCTGGCCAGGCGGCCGAGGCCGCCGTGACCGAACAAGTCGAGGCCAACGAGGCAGCCGACGAAGCCCAGGACGACGATGGCGAGGCGGAACCGGAGGAAACCCTCTACTACGGTTCCGTCGATGAGTTTGTCCGTGAGTACCTGCGCAATGTCTATCGCCGGGCGATCAACGGCCGCTCGCGGGTCTGGGCTGCCCGGTGGTGGGAATACGACGAGGCAGTGATCCGTCTGGAAGCGCTATGGCGTTCCTGGGAACACCTGCGCATGGACCCCAGCACCGGCATGAGCGTGTGGTGGCGCGACCACGCAGACCACCATATGGCGGTCTTGCTGGACCCGGACGGGCCGTTTTCCTCGGCAGCGGACGCCGACGAAAACAAGTCCAAAAAAGGGCAGCCCTTGCCCTATGCAGCTCCGCCGGAGGGCTTGTTCCCTGACCAACGCCAAGTCCACGAACCAAAGGACGACGTATCTCGGGAGGAGGAACCGGAACCACCCGCCGAAGAATGGCAGGGCTAG
- a CDS encoding recombinase family protein produces MSHVIGYARVSTREQNPEAQEAELRAAGAARVYVDHGESSRFEDRPQWIACLDHLMDGDTLIIRALDRIAGSELMAIEIIRDLGRRGVHIKSLTEPFLDVDTSTPMGEAIVGIMAVLAQLRISTIRENTRRGLAHARAQGRVGGRPSVMTVERTEAAVKMRAEGQSIAHIAKVLGVGSSSVSRALARIEDERAAFTSIVDGVLSDHVPDGAPLDGSDQTSASPR; encoded by the coding sequence ATGAGCCATGTTATTGGATACGCGCGGGTGAGCACCAGGGAACAGAATCCCGAGGCCCAGGAAGCGGAGCTGCGAGCGGCCGGGGCAGCCCGCGTTTATGTTGATCACGGTGAGTCCAGCCGGTTCGAGGACCGGCCGCAGTGGATCGCCTGCCTGGACCATCTGATGGATGGCGATACCCTCATCATTCGCGCGCTAGATCGCATCGCGGGCAGCGAACTGATGGCGATTGAAATCATCCGGGACTTGGGCCGCCGCGGCGTACACATTAAGAGCCTTACCGAGCCCTTCCTGGATGTTGATACGTCCACGCCTATGGGTGAGGCCATTGTGGGCATCATGGCCGTGCTGGCCCAGCTTCGCATCTCGACGATTCGAGAAAACACGCGGCGCGGTTTGGCCCACGCGCGAGCCCAGGGCCGTGTCGGCGGACGCCCGTCGGTGATGACAGTGGAGCGGACCGAAGCCGCGGTGAAAATGCGCGCCGAGGGGCAGAGTATCGCGCACATCGCCAAGGTGCTCGGTGTCGGGTCGTCGTCCGTGTCCCGGGCACTGGCCCGCATCGAAGATGAACGCGCAGCGTTCACCTCGATTGTTGATGGAGTCCTGTCCGATCACGTACCCGACGGGGCACCGCTTGACGGTTCAGACCAAACTTCTGCCTCCCCCCGATAA